From a single Pleurodeles waltl isolate 20211129_DDA chromosome 8, aPleWal1.hap1.20221129, whole genome shotgun sequence genomic region:
- the LOC138249634 gene encoding uncharacterized protein, producing MTASRHLPSATLTAPRHHPSATLTAPSHLPSATRNPDSSQPPAIRNPDSSQAPPIRNPDSSQAPPIRNPDSSQPPTICNPDSSQEPPTRNPDSFQPPAICNPDSSQAPAICNPDSSQAPTILNPDSSQAPTIRNPDSSYHPKPRQLPSPSHLPSAIRNPDSSQPPAIRNPDSSQAPTIHNPDSSQAPPIRNPDSSQPPTICNPDSSQAPPTRKPDSSQPPAIRNPDSSQAPAICNPDSSQAPTILNPDSSQAPTIRNPDSSQAPTIRNPDSSQAPTIRNPDSSHAPTIRNPDSSQAPTIHNPDSSQAPPTICNPDSSQAPPTICNPDTSQAPTICNPAP from the exons ATGACAGCTTCCAGGCACCTACCATccgcaaccctgacagctcccaggcaccacccatccgcaaccctgacagctcccagCCACCTGCCATCCGCAACccgcaaccctgacagctcccagCCACCTGCCATccgcaaccctgacagctcccaggcaccacccatccgcaaccctgacagctcccaggcaccacccatccgcaaccctgacagctcccagCCACCTACCATCTgcaaccctgacagctcccaggAACCACCCACCCGCAACCCTGACAGCTTCCAGCCACCTGCCATCTgcaaccctgacagctcccaggcacctgccatctgcaaccctgacagctcccaggCACCTACCATCCTCAACCCCGACAGCTCGCAGGCACCTACCATCCGCAACCCTGACAGCTCCTACCATCCGAAACCCCGACAGCTCCCAT ctcccagCCACCTGCCATCCGCAATccgcaaccctgacagctcccagCCACCTGCCATccgcaaccctgacagctcccaggCACCAACCATCCAcaaccctgacagctcccaggcaccacccatccgcaaccctgacagctcccagCCACCTACCATCTGCAACCCCGACAGCTCCCAGGCACCACCCACCCGCAAACCTGACAGCTCCCAGCCACCTGCCATccgcaaccctgacagctcccaggcacctgccatctgcaaccctgacagctcccaggCACCTACCATCCTCAACCCCGACAGCTCCCAGGCACCTACCATccgcaaccctgacagctcccaggcacctaccatccgcaaccctgacagctcccaggcaccaaccatccgcaaccctgacagctcccaCGCACCTACCATCCGCAACCCTGACAGTTCCCAGGCACCTACCATCCACAACCCCGACAGCTCCCAGGCACCACCTACCATCTgcaaccctgacagctcccaggCACCACCTACTATCTGCAACCCTGACACCTCCCAGGCACCTACCATCTGCAACCCTGCACCCTGA
- the LOC138249635 gene encoding fibrous sheath CABYR-binding protein-like, translating into MHPDSSQAPAIRNPDSFQAPTIRNPDSSQAPTICNPNSSQAPPICNPDSSQAPTIHNPDSSQAPPIRNPDSFQPPAFRNPDSSQAPAIRNPESSQAPTICNPDSSQAPPTRNPDSSQPPAIRNPDSSQPPAFRNPDSSQAPAIRNPDSSQAPTICNPDSSQAPPTRNPDSSQPPAIRNPDSSQAPAICNPDSSQAPTIRNPDSSQAPPTRNPDSSQPPAIRNPDSSQAPTIRNPDSSQAPPIRNPDSFQPPAFRNPDSSQAPAIRNPDSSQAPTIRNPDISQAPPTRNPDSSQPPAIRNPDSSQAPAICNPDSSQAPTMRNPDSSQAPTVRKP; encoded by the coding sequence ATGCACCCTGACAGCTCCCAGGCACCTGCCATCCGCAACCCTGACAGCTTCCAGGCACCTACCATccgcaaccctgacagctcccaggCACCTACCATCTGCAACCCCAACAGTTCCCAGGCACCACCCATCTgcaaccctgacagctcccaggCACCTACCATCCAcaaccctgacagctcccaggCACCACCCATCCGCAACCCTGACAGCTTCCAGCCACCTGCCTTccgcaaccctgacagctcccaggCACCTGCCATCCGCAACCCTGAAAGCTCCCAGGCACCTACCATCTgcaaccctgacagctcccaggCACCACCCACccgcaaccctgacagctcccagCCACCTGCCATccgcaaccctgacagctcccagCCACCTGCCTTccgcaaccctgacagctcccaggcacctgccatccgcaaccctgacagctcccaggCACCTACCATCTgcaaccctgacagctcccaggCACCACCCACccgcaaccctgacagctcccagCCACCTGCCATccgcaaccctgacagctcccaggcacctgccatctgcaaccctgacagctcccaggcacctaccatccgcaaccctgacagctcccaggCACCACCCACccgcaaccctgacagctcccagCCACCTGCCATccgcaaccctgacagctcccaggcacctaccatccgcaaccctgacagctcccaggCACCACCCATCCGCAACCCTGACAGCTTCCAGCCACCTGCCTTccgcaaccctgacagctcccaggcacctgccatccgcaaccctgacagctcccaggCACCTACCATCCGCAACCCTGACATCTCCCAGGCCCCACCCACccgcaaccctgacagctcccagCCACCTGCCATccgcaaccctgacagctcccaggcacctgccatctgcaaccctgacagctcccaggCACCTACCATGcgcaaccctgacagctcccaggCACCTACCGTCCGCAAACCCTGA
- the LOC138249636 gene encoding fibrous sheath CABYR-binding protein-like: protein MHHRSATLTAPTIRNPDSSQAPTICNPDRSQAPTIRNPDSSQAPTICNPDSSQAPPIRNPDSSQAPTIRNPDSSQAPAIRNPDSSQAPTILNPDSSQAPPTRNPDSSQAPPTICNPDSSQAPTIRNPDSSQAPPTICNPDSSQAPTIRNPDSSQAPTISNPDSSQAPTVCNPDSSQAPTIRNPDSSQAPTIRNPDSSQAPAIRNPDSSQA, encoded by the coding sequence ATGCACCACCGATCTGCAACCCTGACCGCACCTACCATccgcaaccctgacagctcccaggCACCTACCATCTGCAACCCCGACAGATCCCAGGCACCTACCATccgcaaccctgacagctcccaggCACCTACCATCTGCAACCCCGACAGCTCCCAGGCACCACCCATccgcaaccctgacagctcccaggcacctaccatccgcaaccctgacagctcccaggCACCTGCCATCCGCAACCCCGACAGCTCCCAGGCACCTACCATCCTCAACCCCGACAGCTCCCAGGCACCACCCACccgcaaccctgacagctcccaggCACCACCTACCATCTgcaaccctgacagctcccaggcacctaccatccgcaaccctgacagctcccaggCACCACCTACCATCTgcaaccctgacagctcccaggCACCTACCATCCGCAACCCCGACAGCTCCCAGGCACCTACCATCAgcaaccctgacagctcccaggCACCTACCGTCTGTAACCCTGACAGCTCCCAGGCACCTACCATCCGCAACCCGGACAGCTCCCAGGCACCTACCATccgcaaccctgacagctcccaggCACCTGCCATCCGCAACCCCGACAGCTCCCAGgcgtag